The following are from one region of the Haloactinomyces albus genome:
- a CDS encoding sigma-70 family RNA polymerase sigma factor, whose product MSQAKTLAEGRVADTHTDQDLVGQYLNEIGSTPLLTADDEVALAKRIEAGVYAAELLRQVDAGERTVPSEERRDLAMVARDGQRAKEYMIRANLRLVVSVAKKQLRGGVPFSDIIQEGNAGLIHAVEKFDYAKGYKFSTYATWWIRQSINRGLAEQGRTVRLPVHVVEQLNKFDRLERKLGTRLEREPTVEELAAEAEVSPEKITELRRAAREVISIDVPVGEDGETSVGDLIEDTETPRASEIVEQRAFTEELRTLLGSLPEREARIVSLRYGLDDGHQHTLQHVAARMGLTRERIRQLEKQALAELRSPERSRRLLAWAS is encoded by the coding sequence ATGTCGCAGGCGAAGACACTTGCCGAAGGCCGCGTTGCTGACACACACACCGACCAGGATCTCGTGGGGCAGTACCTCAACGAGATCGGTTCGACGCCGCTGCTGACGGCGGATGACGAAGTCGCGCTGGCCAAGCGCATCGAAGCAGGAGTGTACGCAGCCGAACTGCTGCGCCAAGTGGATGCCGGCGAGCGCACTGTGCCGAGCGAAGAGCGCCGCGACCTCGCGATGGTGGCCCGTGATGGCCAGCGTGCGAAAGAGTACATGATCAGGGCCAACCTGCGTCTGGTCGTGTCGGTGGCCAAGAAGCAGCTCCGTGGCGGGGTACCCTTCTCCGACATCATCCAGGAGGGCAACGCGGGCTTGATCCACGCGGTGGAGAAGTTCGACTACGCCAAGGGATACAAGTTCTCCACCTACGCCACGTGGTGGATCCGGCAGTCGATCAACCGCGGGCTCGCCGAGCAAGGCCGTACCGTGCGGTTGCCGGTGCATGTGGTGGAGCAGCTCAACAAATTCGATCGCCTGGAACGCAAACTCGGGACGCGCCTGGAGCGCGAGCCGACGGTGGAGGAACTCGCCGCTGAGGCGGAGGTCTCTCCGGAGAAGATCACCGAGCTGCGTCGGGCGGCGCGTGAAGTGATCAGTATCGACGTCCCGGTGGGCGAGGACGGTGAGACGAGCGTCGGTGACCTCATCGAGGACACCGAGACCCCGCGTGCCTCGGAGATCGTGGAGCAGCGTGCTTTCACCGAGGAACTGCGCACGTTGCTCGGGTCCCTGCCCGAACGGGAAGCCAGGATCGTCTCATTGCGGTATGGGCTGGACGACGGCCACCAGCACACCCTGCAGCACGTGGCCGCACGCATGGGGCTGACCAGGGAGCGTATCCGCCAGTTGGAGAAGCAGGCGCTGGCGGAGCTGCGCAGCCCCGAGCGCAGCCGGCGTCTCCTGGCCTGGGCGAGCTGA
- a CDS encoding alpha/beta fold hydrolase, whose amino-acid sequence MAAMSTDPPDEYLVRHVPTPQGRIRSRTLGHRREHAPPVVSLMGMGVSDYLIPAVHAHTGWTQAHLVDLPGLAGSGPATHPLDVAGYARSIGSWLDAADLPPVVLIGNSSSTQVAAHVAAMRPHQVCVLVLASPTVDPKARSWPRILFFWNKDSQYPLPGLQQQHTPEWARAGVRQFVHLISAHLGDRLEEVIGEVRCPVLVLRGEHDKLSTESWARRLAGLAADGRFAAMPGPHSFVWTAPAAWCEPIRQAAARECGFPNDAQS is encoded by the coding sequence ATGGCGGCAATGTCCACGGACCCGCCGGACGAGTACCTGGTGCGCCATGTCCCCACCCCGCAGGGACGTATCCGAAGCAGAACGCTCGGCCACCGCCGTGAGCACGCACCACCCGTGGTGTCGCTGATGGGCATGGGGGTCTCGGATTACCTGATACCGGCCGTGCACGCCCACACCGGCTGGACGCAGGCGCACCTGGTCGATCTGCCGGGCTTGGCAGGAAGCGGACCTGCCACACATCCCCTCGACGTTGCCGGATACGCCCGGTCGATCGGCTCCTGGCTCGACGCCGCCGATCTGCCGCCGGTGGTGCTGATCGGCAACTCCAGCAGCACCCAGGTCGCCGCACACGTCGCGGCGATGCGCCCGCACCAGGTGTGTGTCCTGGTACTGGCCAGTCCGACCGTGGACCCGAAGGCACGATCCTGGCCACGGATCCTGTTCTTCTGGAACAAGGACTCGCAGTACCCGCTGCCCGGCTTGCAACAGCAGCACACACCGGAATGGGCCCGCGCCGGAGTACGGCAGTTCGTCCACCTGATCTCGGCACACCTCGGGGACCGCCTCGAGGAGGTCATCGGCGAAGTGCGCTGCCCTGTCCTGGTCCTGCGCGGCGAGCACGACAAGCTCTCCACCGAGTCCTGGGCCAGACGACTGGCCGGACTCGCCGCCGACGGCCGGTTCGCCGCCATGCCGGGCCCCCACAGCTTCGTCTGGACGGCCCCCGCCGCCTGGTGCGAGCCGATCCGGCAAGCGGCAGCACGAGAGTGTGGCTTTCCGAACGACGCTCAGAGCTGA
- a CDS encoding phytoene desaturase family protein, protein MSEAIVVGAGPNGLAAAVTLARQGLSVTVLEAAEEIGGGTATSELTVPGVLHDHCSAVHPMGAGSPFLRSLDLERYGAEWLWPEIDVAHPLDSGRAGVQVRSVAETADGLGDDGPAWDGLFGPLVSGIDGLVEDLLRPVTHVPGYPVRLVRFGLRAVQPASVIARRWKTDEARALFAGVAAHVFHPLTRPVSSSVGLIMTAVGHRFGWPVVRGGSRMVTDALAAMLTETGGTIETGVRVRSLDELPPAKAVLLDLTPSAAATVLGDRLPGHVRRSYARFRHAPGAFKVDLAVEGGVPWRNEACRKAGTVHVGGTFEEVAAAERDINRGRMPERPFVLVAQQHLADPGRSSGSLHPVWAYAQVPNGYTGDATGAVLDRIERFAPGLRDRVVACSVRSPADLQRANPNYLGGDIITGANTALQVAMRPRVAVDPYSTGVPGVFLCSAATPPGAGVHGMCGFNAAQSALRSLARRQR, encoded by the coding sequence ATGAGTGAGGCGATCGTGGTGGGGGCAGGCCCGAACGGGCTGGCCGCTGCCGTCACCCTGGCCAGGCAGGGCTTGTCGGTCACGGTGCTCGAGGCTGCCGAGGAGATCGGCGGTGGGACGGCCACGAGTGAACTGACGGTGCCCGGAGTGCTGCACGATCACTGCTCGGCGGTACACCCGATGGGGGCGGGATCGCCGTTCCTGCGCTCGCTCGACCTGGAGCGATACGGCGCTGAGTGGCTGTGGCCCGAGATCGATGTCGCACACCCGCTGGACTCCGGCAGGGCGGGGGTGCAGGTCCGTTCGGTGGCCGAGACCGCCGACGGCCTCGGTGATGACGGGCCTGCCTGGGATGGGCTGTTCGGCCCGCTCGTTTCCGGGATCGACGGACTGGTCGAGGACCTCCTGCGGCCGGTGACGCATGTGCCCGGCTATCCGGTCCGCCTCGTCCGGTTCGGGCTGCGAGCGGTGCAGCCCGCCTCGGTCATCGCGCGCCGCTGGAAGACCGACGAGGCACGTGCTCTGTTCGCCGGAGTGGCCGCGCATGTGTTCCATCCGCTGACGCGGCCGGTCAGCTCCTCGGTGGGACTGATCATGACCGCGGTCGGACACCGGTTCGGCTGGCCGGTCGTGCGCGGCGGGTCCCGGATGGTCACCGACGCGCTGGCGGCGATGCTCACCGAGACCGGCGGCACCATCGAGACCGGCGTGCGGGTGCGCTCGCTCGACGAGCTTCCCCCGGCGAAGGCGGTGCTGCTCGACCTCACTCCGAGTGCGGCCGCCACGGTGCTGGGGGATCGACTGCCGGGGCATGTCCGGCGGTCCTATGCCCGCTTTCGCCATGCGCCGGGGGCGTTCAAGGTCGATCTTGCCGTGGAAGGCGGTGTGCCGTGGCGAAACGAGGCGTGTCGCAAGGCGGGCACGGTGCACGTCGGTGGCACCTTCGAGGAGGTCGCCGCCGCCGAGCGCGACATCAATCGGGGGCGGATGCCCGAGCGCCCGTTCGTCCTGGTCGCACAGCAGCATCTGGCCGACCCCGGCCGGTCGTCCGGGAGTCTCCATCCGGTGTGGGCCTATGCGCAGGTCCCGAACGGCTACACCGGCGATGCCACGGGTGCTGTGCTCGACCGGATCGAGCGATTCGCCCCCGGGCTGCGGGACAGGGTCGTCGCCTGCTCGGTGCGCTCACCGGCGGACCTGCAGCGTGCCAACCCGAACTACCTCGGAGGCGACATCATCACCGGCGCCAACACGGCACTGCAGGTGGCCATGCGCCCGCGGGTGGCCGTCGACCCGTACAGCACCGGAGTTCCCGGGGTGTTCCTGTGCTCGGCAGCCACCCCTCCGGGGGCCGGTGTCCACGGCATGTGCGGTTTCAATGCCGCACAGTCGGCCCTGCGGTCCCTTGCGCGCAGGCAGCGGTGA
- a CDS encoding sodium:calcium antiporter yields MALSYVLLAVSFAMLLAGAFVFTNAIEWAGMRLNLGHGAVGSILAAVATALPESTIPVIAIITGGGERSSIAIGAIIGAPFLLGTLAMLLVGASAIGFRNRRDQDVKLSLNVSTMVRDLTVFLVFLGIALVLGLIGPRMVSIIAAIVFVIAYGTYVWRTITAGHGSQEDEEMQALFFDPSKQNPPRNPQIIVQVIVGLGLIIYGAHLFVVQIEHIATTLGISALLLALVLAPLASELPEKINSFLWVSRGKDTLALGNITGAMVFQSMLPVAAGLAFTQWQLSGPAAVVAGAALIGGLLALLAIRYYGRFPPAFMVAWGVLYVGGVAYVIVGT; encoded by the coding sequence ATGGCACTGAGCTACGTGCTTCTCGCCGTCAGCTTCGCGATGCTGCTCGCGGGTGCCTTCGTGTTCACCAACGCCATCGAGTGGGCGGGCATGCGGCTCAATCTCGGCCACGGAGCCGTGGGCAGCATCCTGGCCGCGGTCGCCACGGCGCTGCCCGAGTCGACGATACCCGTCATCGCGATCATCACCGGTGGTGGCGAGCGCAGCAGCATCGCGATCGGCGCGATCATCGGCGCGCCGTTCCTGCTGGGCACATTGGCGATGCTGTTGGTCGGCGCGAGTGCCATCGGCTTCCGCAACCGCCGGGATCAGGACGTGAAGCTGAGCCTGAACGTCTCCACGATGGTACGCGATCTTACCGTCTTCCTCGTTTTCCTCGGCATCGCGCTCGTGCTCGGCCTGATCGGTCCGCGGATGGTGAGCATCATCGCGGCCATCGTCTTCGTCATCGCCTACGGCACCTATGTCTGGCGGACCATCACCGCCGGGCACGGAAGCCAAGAGGACGAAGAGATGCAAGCGCTGTTCTTCGACCCGAGCAAGCAGAACCCGCCCCGCAATCCGCAGATCATCGTGCAGGTCATCGTCGGTTTGGGCCTCATCATCTACGGTGCGCACCTGTTCGTCGTCCAGATCGAGCACATCGCCACCACGCTCGGCATCTCCGCGCTGCTGCTGGCGCTGGTCCTCGCGCCGCTGGCCAGTGAGCTACCCGAGAAGATCAACAGCTTCCTGTGGGTGAGCCGGGGCAAGGACACGCTCGCCCTGGGCAATATCACCGGAGCGATGGTGTTCCAGTCGATGCTGCCGGTGGCCGCCGGGCTGGCGTTCACACAGTGGCAACTCAGCGGCCCTGCCGCCGTCGTGGCGGGAGCCGCCCTCATCGGAGGGCTGCTGGCACTGCTGGCGATACGGTACTACGGGCGCTTTCCCCCGGCGTTCATGGTCGCCTGGGGAGTGCTGTACGTCGGAGGGGTGGCCTACGTCATCGTCGGAACATGA
- the egtD gene encoding L-histidine N(alpha)-methyltransferase, whose product MSQPELIVGFTEADADRELRSDARAGLSGTPKWLSPKWFYDARGSELFERITELPEYYQTRAEHRILRRSAMEIAEMTEVGTLVELGSGSSEKTRLLLDAMRKNETLEQFIPWDVSESALRAATDAIALDYPEIRVRGVVGDFTSGLAGLPAGSDRMVAFLGGTIGNLLPAERAEFLDSVRTALHPGEWLLLGTDLVKDSDRLVRAYDDASGVTAEFNRNVLHVLNRELGADFPVEEFAHVARWNAEQEWIEIRLRATRAMRVSLRELGLTVDFAEGEEIGTEISAKFRIERVRDELDAAGFDLHRWWTDEAEDFVVSLASVR is encoded by the coding sequence ATGAGTCAACCCGAACTGATCGTCGGATTCACCGAGGCCGATGCGGACCGCGAGCTGCGTTCCGACGCGCGCGCAGGGCTGAGTGGCACACCGAAGTGGCTGTCGCCGAAATGGTTCTACGATGCCCGTGGCAGCGAACTGTTCGAACGCATCACCGAACTGCCCGAGTACTACCAGACCCGCGCCGAGCACCGGATCCTGCGGCGCAGCGCGATGGAGATCGCCGAGATGACCGAGGTGGGCACGCTCGTCGAGTTGGGGTCCGGGTCCTCGGAGAAGACCAGACTGCTGCTCGATGCCATGCGCAAGAACGAGACACTCGAGCAGTTCATCCCGTGGGACGTGTCCGAGTCGGCGCTGCGCGCCGCCACCGACGCGATCGCCCTGGACTACCCGGAAATCAGGGTGCGCGGTGTGGTCGGCGACTTCACCAGCGGTTTGGCCGGTCTGCCCGCCGGAAGTGACCGCATGGTGGCGTTTCTGGGGGGCACGATCGGCAACCTCCTGCCCGCCGAACGCGCCGAGTTCCTCGACTCCGTGCGTACGGCCCTGCACCCGGGGGAGTGGTTGCTGCTCGGCACCGACCTGGTCAAGGATTCGGATCGCCTGGTGCGCGCTTACGACGATGCTTCCGGAGTGACTGCCGAGTTCAACCGTAATGTGCTGCACGTGCTCAACCGCGAGCTGGGCGCGGACTTCCCGGTGGAGGAGTTCGCCCATGTGGCGCGCTGGAATGCCGAGCAGGAGTGGATCGAGATCCGACTGCGTGCCACGCGCGCCATGCGGGTGTCATTGCGTGAACTGGGCCTGACCGTGGATTTCGCCGAGGGCGAGGAGATCGGCACCGAGATCTCGGCGAAGTTCCGGATCGAGCGGGTCCGCGACGAACTCGACGCCGCCGGCTTCGACCTGCATCGGTGGTGGACCGATGAGGCGGAGGATTTCGTGGTCTCGCTGGCTTCGGTGCGCTGA
- the egtC gene encoding ergothioneine biosynthesis protein EgtC gives MCRHVGYLGPPVTVDELLLRPEHSLREQAWAPNDMRSGGTVNVDGFGVGWYPVGSSVPTRYRSADPMWTDANFAALASTVSSSAVLGAVRSAMVGTPVVPTACAPFGDGNWLFSHNGRVSGWPESLAGLAGRLDAVDLMTLDAPVDSAVVWALLRHRLHRGEPAVEAVCDLLGEIVTAAPESRMNLLLTDGSVLIATTWSHSLSVRREADAVTVASEPFGDGLPHDDAARDRPQQDESQQDEPQQDESQQDEPRQGEPKWEAIPDRHLVVADTSHVSVTALPEAGAP, from the coding sequence ATGTGCCGTCATGTGGGTTATCTGGGCCCGCCCGTGACTGTGGACGAACTCTTGCTGCGTCCCGAGCATTCGCTGCGCGAGCAGGCCTGGGCGCCGAACGACATGCGTTCGGGTGGCACGGTGAACGTGGACGGTTTCGGGGTCGGCTGGTACCCGGTCGGCTCGTCCGTGCCGACCAGGTACCGTTCCGCGGACCCGATGTGGACGGATGCGAACTTCGCCGCGCTGGCTTCCACGGTGTCGAGTTCGGCGGTACTGGGTGCGGTGCGGTCGGCGATGGTGGGCACTCCGGTCGTACCGACGGCATGCGCGCCCTTCGGCGACGGAAACTGGCTGTTCAGCCACAACGGACGCGTGTCCGGGTGGCCGGAGTCCCTGGCCGGACTCGCCGGTCGACTCGACGCCGTGGACCTGATGACCTTGGACGCACCGGTGGATTCCGCCGTGGTGTGGGCATTGCTGCGGCATCGTCTCCATCGAGGGGAGCCTGCCGTGGAAGCGGTGTGCGACCTGCTCGGCGAGATCGTGACAGCCGCCCCGGAATCGCGGATGAACCTGCTGCTGACCGACGGTAGCGTCCTGATCGCCACCACCTGGAGCCACTCGCTGTCCGTCCGACGCGAGGCGGATGCCGTGACCGTGGCCTCGGAGCCATTCGGTGACGGCCTGCCCCACGATGATGCCGCCCGGGATCGGCCCCAGCAGGACGAGTCTCAGCAGGACGAACCCCAGCAGGACGAGTCTCAGCAGGACGAACCCCGGCAAGGCGAGCCGAAATGGGAGGCGATCCCGGATCGCCACCTCGTCGTCGCCGATACCAGCCATGTCAGCGTCACCGCACTACCGGAAGCAGGAGCACCATGA
- the egtB gene encoding ergothioneine biosynthesis protein EgtB has protein sequence MQRTRDRSIALTSAVDDDELVRQHSPLMSPLVWDLAHVGSQEEIWLVRDVGGRQAVRPDIDDLYDAFQHARADRPALPLLGPTEARNYVTTVRDKVLDLLDRSPLEGRRLVEQAFAFGMIVQHEQQHDETMLATHQLRNGDPVLDDEPPPAAVDADSLPDEVLVPGGPFVMGTSTEPWALDNERPAHEVHVADFRIDTTPVTNGQFLRFLDSGGYDQPRWWSEQGWQYRQRADLRAPLFWKDDGGTWLRRRFGHVEPVALDEPVVHVCFYEAQAYANWAGKRLPTEQEWEKAARFDPRSGRSLRYPWGQADPQQGRANLGQRHLRPAPAGAYPTGAAPCGARQLIGDVWEWTASDFAPYPGFTAFPYREYSEVFFGASHKVLRGGSFGTDVAACRGTFRNWDYPIRRQIFAGFRCARTPDSDELG, from the coding sequence ATGCAACGCACTCGGGACCGCAGCATCGCACTGACCAGCGCTGTCGACGATGACGAGCTGGTGCGGCAACACTCCCCGTTGATGTCTCCCCTGGTGTGGGACCTGGCGCACGTCGGTAGCCAGGAGGAGATCTGGCTGGTGCGTGACGTCGGCGGCAGACAGGCGGTACGGCCGGATATCGACGACCTCTACGACGCGTTTCAGCATGCGCGAGCCGACCGGCCCGCACTTCCTCTGTTGGGGCCGACCGAGGCCAGAAACTACGTGACGACAGTGCGGGACAAGGTTCTCGACCTGCTGGACCGGTCCCCCCTGGAAGGGCGTCGCCTGGTGGAGCAGGCCTTCGCCTTCGGCATGATCGTGCAGCACGAACAACAGCACGACGAGACCATGCTCGCCACCCACCAGCTCCGCAACGGCGATCCCGTTCTCGACGACGAACCCCCGCCCGCGGCGGTGGACGCGGACTCGTTGCCCGACGAGGTGCTGGTTCCGGGCGGACCGTTCGTCATGGGCACGTCCACGGAACCGTGGGCTCTGGACAACGAGCGCCCCGCGCACGAGGTACACGTGGCGGACTTCCGCATCGACACCACGCCGGTCACCAACGGACAGTTCCTCCGGTTCCTCGACAGCGGCGGATACGACCAGCCCCGGTGGTGGAGTGAGCAGGGCTGGCAGTACCGGCAGCGCGCCGATCTGCGGGCTCCCCTGTTCTGGAAGGACGACGGAGGAACCTGGCTGCGGCGCCGCTTCGGCCACGTCGAGCCGGTGGCCCTGGACGAGCCCGTGGTGCACGTGTGCTTCTACGAAGCTCAGGCCTATGCCAATTGGGCGGGCAAGCGCTTGCCCACCGAGCAGGAATGGGAGAAGGCGGCCCGCTTCGATCCGCGCAGCGGTCGATCCCTGCGCTATCCCTGGGGGCAGGCGGACCCGCAGCAGGGCCGGGCCAACCTCGGTCAGCGGCACCTGCGACCCGCACCGGCGGGGGCGTACCCGACGGGGGCGGCACCGTGTGGTGCTCGCCAACTCATCGGTGATGTCTGGGAGTGGACCGCCTCGGATTTCGCGCCGTACCCGGGTTTTACGGCGTTCCCGTACCGGGAATATTCCGAGGTCTTCTTCGGGGCGAGCCACAAGGTGCTGCGTGGCGGGTCCTTCGGCACGGATGTCGCGGCCTGCCGCGGCACCTTCCGCAACTGGGACTATCCGATCCGGCGCCAGATCTTCGCCGGATTCCGCTGTGCCCGGACACCCGACAGCGACGAGCTGGGCTGA
- the egtA gene encoding ergothioneine biosynthesis glutamate--cysteine ligase EgtA, producing MTRPLQAVIPVTVSIDPDVHEFPTSHLRTRAEAEAYVASVCFKHGPPRLLGIELEWTVHHAENPRKPLDVDVLTDALGRHAPSSLAPQSPHEPLPNGSILTIEPGGQVEVSSLPASSMRSLFDAVEADARYVRDLFAAAGFVLGEQGTDPWRRPRRVLRVPRYAAMETAFDRIGLDGRLMMCSTAGIQVCLDMGEAHRVAPRWAALHALGPVMMATFANSPALFGRRTGWASTRTRALLRTDPPRTRPGPITTDPAASWAKRLLDTALMCLRRDGDDWTVPSGISFAEWIGGALPAPPTRDDLDYHLSTVFPPVRPRGYFEVRYLDTQAGRDWMLPAAALISLFREESTVDEVLELSSPAVGRWIHAARDGLRDPRLAHTARAIFDLACRCLDRQADTPDGVAERLAAAVEQRLFAAEQR from the coding sequence GTGACGAGACCACTACAGGCGGTGATCCCCGTGACCGTGTCGATCGACCCGGACGTCCACGAATTCCCCACATCCCACCTTCGTACCCGCGCGGAGGCCGAAGCCTACGTCGCCTCCGTGTGCTTCAAGCACGGTCCGCCACGATTGCTCGGTATCGAGCTCGAATGGACCGTGCACCATGCCGAGAACCCCCGAAAACCCCTCGATGTCGATGTGCTGACCGACGCCCTCGGTCGGCACGCCCCATCCTCCCTGGCCCCGCAGAGTCCGCACGAGCCGCTGCCGAACGGTTCGATACTCACCATCGAGCCCGGTGGCCAGGTCGAGGTCTCCAGTCTTCCGGCGTCTTCCATGCGTTCGTTGTTCGACGCGGTCGAGGCCGATGCTCGCTATGTCCGAGACCTGTTCGCCGCCGCCGGGTTCGTGCTCGGTGAGCAGGGCACCGACCCCTGGCGGCGCCCGCGGCGGGTACTGCGCGTGCCGCGGTATGCGGCAATGGAAACCGCCTTCGACCGCATCGGTCTCGACGGGCGGCTGATGATGTGCAGCACCGCCGGTATTCAGGTGTGCCTGGATATGGGCGAGGCGCACCGCGTGGCACCGCGCTGGGCGGCGCTGCACGCGCTGGGGCCGGTGATGATGGCGACTTTCGCGAACTCGCCCGCGCTGTTCGGTCGCCGCACCGGATGGGCATCGACCCGGACACGCGCGCTGCTGCGCACCGACCCGCCACGTACCCGGCCGGGGCCGATCACGACCGATCCGGCGGCGAGCTGGGCCAAACGATTGCTGGACACCGCGCTGATGTGTCTGCGGCGCGACGGCGATGACTGGACCGTGCCGAGCGGAATCAGCTTCGCCGAATGGATCGGTGGTGCGCTGCCCGCACCACCGACACGGGATGATCTGGACTACCACCTGAGCACGGTGTTCCCGCCGGTGCGGCCGCGCGGGTACTTCGAGGTGCGCTATCTCGACACCCAGGCGGGCCGGGACTGGATGCTGCCTGCCGCGGCGCTGATCTCACTGTTCCGGGAGGAGTCCACAGTGGACGAGGTGCTGGAGTTGTCCTCGCCTGCCGTCGGACGCTGGATACACGCGGCCCGGGACGGCCTGCGCGATCCCCGACTGGCCCACACGGCTCGAGCGATCTTCGACCTGGCCTGCCGGTGCCTGGACCGGCAGGCCGACACCCCGGACGGAGTGGCCGAACGACTGGCCGCGGCCGTCGAGCAACGACTTTTCGCAGCAGAGCAGCGGTGA
- a CDS encoding TetR/AcrR family transcriptional regulator, with protein MPRVSPDHLQARRRQILDGARACFARHGYEGATVRRLEEATSLSRGAIFHHFKDKESLFLALAEDDAGRMADVVAEQGLVQVMRNLLADPDSGGEQVPGADWLGTRLEVSRRLRTDADFRRRWAQRSEQLTSATRARLKWQYRAGNLRDDVDIDVLTAYLELVLEGLVSHLAMGLPADDLGPVLDLVEESVRRHRGR; from the coding sequence ATGCCTCGTGTGAGTCCGGATCATCTCCAAGCCAGGCGTCGTCAGATCCTGGACGGTGCACGGGCCTGCTTCGCGCGCCACGGCTATGAAGGTGCCACCGTCCGCAGGCTGGAGGAGGCCACCAGCCTGTCCCGAGGTGCGATTTTCCACCACTTCAAGGACAAGGAGTCACTGTTTCTCGCCCTGGCCGAGGACGACGCCGGGCGGATGGCCGATGTCGTGGCCGAACAGGGACTGGTCCAGGTCATGCGTAACCTGCTCGCCGACCCCGACAGCGGTGGTGAACAGGTGCCCGGCGCCGACTGGCTCGGCACCAGGCTGGAGGTGTCCCGGCGACTGCGCACCGACGCCGACTTCCGCAGACGGTGGGCACAGCGTTCCGAGCAGCTCACCAGTGCGACCAGAGCCCGTCTGAAGTGGCAGTATCGTGCGGGCAATCTGCGTGATGATGTCGATATCGACGTGCTGACCGCCTACCTCGAACTCGTCCTCGAAGGACTCGTCTCCCACCTGGCCATGGGATTGCCCGCCGACGATCTCGGGCCGGTGCTCGACCTGGTCGAGGAAAGCGTCCGGCGTCATCGCGGTCGGTGA